Proteins encoded together in one Macadamia integrifolia cultivar HAES 741 chromosome 8, SCU_Mint_v3, whole genome shotgun sequence window:
- the LOC122085528 gene encoding peroxisomal membrane protein 11C produces MSTLDATRAELALVVLYLNKAEARDKICRAIQYGSKFLSNGEPGTAQNVDKSTSLARKVFRLFKFVNDLHALISPTPQGTPLPIVLLGKSKNALLSTFLFLDQIVWLGRTGIYKNKERADLIGRISLFCWMGSSVCTTLVELAELGRLSASMKKMEKDLKSTDKYQNEQYRTTLKKSNDRSLALIKSAIDIVVAVGLLQLAPKKVTPRVTGGFGFVSSLISCYQLLPPAPKSKAS; encoded by the exons ATGAGTACACTAGATGCAACCAGAGCAGAACTTGCTCTTGTGGTCTTGTATTTGAACAAAGCTGAAGCGAGGGATAAAATCTGCAGGGCAATACAATACGGTTCAaaattcttgagcaatggagaGCCTGGTACAGCTCAAAATGTTGACAAGTCAACTAGCTTGGCCCGTAAAGTTTTCCGGCtttttaag TTTGTCAATGATTTGCATGCTCTAATCAGTCCAACTCCCCAGGGAACTCCTCTTCCAATTGTTTTACTGGGAAAG TCCAAAAATGCATTACTGTCAACTTTCTTGTTCCTGGATCAAATTGTCTGGCTTGGGAGAACAGGCATCTACAAG AACAAGGAGCGTGCAGATCTAATCGGCAGGATCTCTCTTTTCTGTTGGATGGGTTCCTCAGTTTGCACCACCTTGGTTGAG CTTGCGGAACTTGGAAGGCTGTCTGCATCAATGAAGAAGATGGAAAAGGATCTTAAGAGCACCGACAAGTATCAA AATGAACAATACCGTACCACGCTGAAGAAATCAAATGACAGGTCATTAGCTCTGATAAAATCAGCTATAGATATAGTGGTTGCAGTCGGGCTGCTTCAACTGGCACCCAAGAAAGTCACTCCTCGTGTTACAGGAGGCTTTGGATTTGTCAGCTCCCTCATCTCCTGTTATCAG TTGCTTCCACCAGCACCAAAGTCGAAGGCATCCTGA